From the genome of Triticum aestivum cultivar Chinese Spring chromosome 3B, IWGSC CS RefSeq v2.1, whole genome shotgun sequence, one region includes:
- the LOC123068712 gene encoding chaperone protein dnaJ 20, chloroplastic encodes MPHLAASPASAFAVAGFRPPPRAPTRARASATAGGAARTATAVQQQTQQPTFYDLLGISPEGSTFEDVRAAYRRMARKYHPDVSPPDATKEHTRRFIQVQEAYETLSDPSRRTSYDRALARGVCRLAFSPAARRHDASAFYHQEQEERSGWRTSWEGQISELKKRSTVKDAEENLSWGAQMRRRAEQL; translated from the exons ATGCCCCACCTCGCAGCGTCCCCCGCGTCCGCGTTCGCCGTCGCCGGGTTCCGGCCCCCACCCCGCGCGCCGACGCGGGCGCGGGCGTCTGCCACGGCCGGAGGAGCCGCGCGCACGGCCACGGCGGTGCAGCAGCAGACGCAGCAGCCGACGTTCTACGACCTGCTGGGGATCTCGCCGGAGGGGAGCACCTTCGAGGACGTGCGGGCGGCGTACCGGCGGATGGCGCGCAAGTACCACCCGGACGTGTCCCCGCCGGACGCCACCAAGGAGCACACGCGCCGCTTCATCCAGGTGCAGGAGGCCTACGAGACGCTCTCCGAccccagccgccgcaccagctacgaccgcgccctcgcccgcggcgtctgccgcctcgccttctcccccgccgcgcgccgccacGACGCCTCCGCCTTCTACCACCAG GAGCAGGAAGAGAGGTCTGGATGGAGGACGTCCTGGGAAGGCCAAATATCCGAGCTGAAGAAGCGGAGCACGGTGAAGGACGCAGAAGAGAACCTATCCTGGGGAGCTCAGATGCGAAGAAGGGCTGAACAATTGTGA
- the LOC123068711 gene encoding uncharacterized protein, whose translation MAAPKPIWVRQAEEAKLKSEADTTAAAKAAFDATFKALSATAHADQSPQDADPERHDRPSSPAEPAFRPAPESDSDSDDDRPRAPPGPVDSSKSSAAGPGIAGGSAGAPATFTVVGKDRDGRRVSVGGARVRVRICPAAGVGGDDLDGGVRDNGDGSYAVTYAVPKRGNYMVHIDLDGSPIMGSPFPVFFSAATAASAAAAFPTTSSAYPAASSAYPNMLNQTMPNMPNYAGSMPGSFPGLLGLIPGASSGASGGVVLPGVGSTLGEICREHINGKCTKGTDCKFSHPPQQLLMSVMAATTSMGALSHAPMAPSAAAMAAAQAIMAAQALQAHAAKMQADSKAAEQASSGMTEAEKAETLKKIVQISNLSPILTVETIKQLFGYCGKVVDCTITDSKHIAYVEYSKPEEATAALALSNVDVGGRPLNVEMAKSLPQKTSIANSNLPMMMQQAVQMQQMQFQQSLMMQTSIAAQQAAVRAATMKNATDAAAARAAEISRKLKAEGFGGETAEEKDAKEKSRSPSPPSRRSKSRSRSPIKYRRSRRDRSYSPPVRRSRDHRSRSPSRSHHSKYGSDRSYRDDRDKYSRSGRRESDRSRDHYSSSSRRNRSRSISPRSKKPSRADSRSPKRQREESLSPSKSRRSARAGSRSPRHHKGSKSSPTRDQRSSRRSRHSRSRSQERKHRSSDKKDVKKSEGQDDKKRSDRGTRGGKDERSVKDAVDKNADTSVVAHKRSSSVSEDELLDIDNGNRKKSRHDAAAAVEYDKRKNEDSIEDVDSPRSKSEKRSLGEDGDNIQKHDTSRSTKMKTDGKKYDKDDSSRKDRKYREDESRHSRDKSSRHSSSRSHRSSRHSGDKYHRDGTDQHESKKSEEGTRARKYNSLDDPLSSDKKNLHKGRSPDRMVNQSEAGSDSDGFKHGTEVRLRNASLEGADLVIQEDQQFADETGTDKCSADALLPASKQKTEEDMCSTVSDINGQHGLEGDGALGGTEESAM comes from the exons ATGGCGGCGCCCAAGCCCATCTGGGTCCGCCAGGCCGAGGAGGCCAAGCTCAAGTCCGAGGCcgacaccaccgccgccgccaaggcCGCCTTCGACGCCACCTTCAAGGCCCTCTCCGCGACCGCCCATGCCGACCAGTCCCCCCAGGACGCCGACCCGGAGCGCCACGACAGGCCCTCCTCCCCCGCCGAGCCCGCCTTCCGCCCCGCCCCCgaatccgactccgactccgacgacGACCGCCCCCGCGCCCCTCCCGGCCCCGTCGACTCCTCCAAGTCCTCCGCCGCGGGCCCCGGCATCGCCGGCGGCTCCGCGGGCGCGCCGGCCACCTTCACCGTCGTCGGGAAGGACCGCGACGGGCGCAGGGTCTCCGTAGGCGGCGCCCGCGTACGCGTCCGCATCTGCCCCGCGGCGGGCGTCGGTGGTGACGACCTAGATGGCGGCGTCAGGGACAACGGCGACGGATCCTACGCCGTCACCTACGCAGTCCCCAAGCGCGGCAACTACATGGTCCACATCGACCTCGACGGCTCGCCCATCATGGGGAGCCCCTTCCCCGTCTTCTTCAGTGCAGCCACCGCTGCCTCCGCCGCGGCAGCCTTCCCCACCACCTCGTCCGCCTACCCTGCTGCCTCGTCCGCGTACCCCAATATGCTCAACCAGACCATGCCCAACATGCCAAACTACGCGGGCTCCATGCCCGGTTCCTTCCCCGGCTTGCTCGGCCTCATCCCTGGTGCCTCCTCTGGCGCTTCTGGTGGTGTTGTCCTGCCAGGCGTTGGTTCCACGTTGGGTGAGATATGCCGGGAGCACATCAATGGGAAGTGCACCAAGGGAACGGACTGCAAGTTCAGCCACCCGCCACAGCAGCTGCTCATGTCTGTCATGGCTGCCACTACGTCCATGGGTGCGCTCAGCCATGCTCCCATGGCACCCTCCGCGGCAGCCATGGCAGCCGCTCAGGCTATCATGGCTGCTCAGGCGCTTCAGGCACATGCTGCTAAGATGCAAGCTGATTCCAAAGCTGCAGAGCAGGCTTCATCAG GTATGACGGAAGCCGAGAAAGCTGAGACTCTGAAGAAAATTGTTCAGATTAGCAACCTGAGCCCAATTCTTACAGTGGAGACCATTAAGCAGCTATTTGGGTACTGTGGCAAAGTTGTTGATTGTACTATCACAGACTCGAAACATATTGCTTATGTGGAGTATTCCAAACCAGAAGAAGCAACCGCGGCATTGGCCCTCAGCAACGTGGATGTTGGTGGTCGCCCCTTGAATGTTGAGATGGCTAAATCTCTTCCTCAAAAAACTAGTATTGCAAATAGCAATTTACCTATGATGATGCAGCAAGCTGTTCAGATGCAGCAGATGCAATTCCAGCAGTCACTGATGATGCAGACGTCAATAGCCGCTCAGCAGGCCGCTGTACGTGCAGCCACCATGAAAAATGCCACTGATGCAGCAGCTGCACGGGCTGCTGAGATAAGCAGGAAGTTGAAAGCAGAGGGCTTTGGTGGGGAAACTGCGGAAGAAAAGGATGCCAAAGAGAAGTCGAG ATCGCCATCGCCCCCTTCTCGTAGATCCAAGTCTCGGTCAAGATCACCTATCAAGTACCGTCGGAGTAGGCGGGATCGCTCTTACTCTCCGCCAGTTAGACGCTCCCGGGATCACCGATCACGATCTCCGTCGAGATCTCACCACTCAAAGTATGGCAGTGACCGATCATATAGGGATGATAGGGACAAATATAGCAGGTCTGGGAGAAGAGAGAGTGACAGGTCTCGTGATCATTACTCATCTAGTTCAAGGAGGAACAGGAGCAGAAGTATAAGCCCGAGGTCTAAGAAGCCATCAAGAGCTGATTCTCGTTCACCGAAGCGGCAAAGGGAAGAAAGTTTAAGCCCATCAAAATCAAGAAGGTCAGCTCGTGCTGGCTCAAGGTCACCACGACATCATAAAGGAAGCAAGTCATCACCAACACGCGATCAGCGTTCTTCTCGTCGTAGCAGGCATTCAAGATCCAGATCTCAAGAGAGAAAGCATCGTAGCAGTGATAAGAAGGATGTAAAAAAATCTGAGGGGCAGGATGACAAAAAAAGATCTGATAGAGGTACTAGAGGTGGCAAAGATGAAAGGTCTGTAAAGGACGCAGTGGATAAGAATGCAGATACTTCTGTTGTTGCTCATAAGAGGAGTTCGTCTGTATCTGAAGATGAATTGCTGGATATTGACAATGGCAATCGCAAGAAATCTAGACATGATGCTGCTGCTGCCGTGGAGTATGACAAGAGGAAGAATGAAGACAGTATTGAGGATGTGGATTCTCCAAGGTCAAAATCTGAGAAGAGAAGTTTGGGAGAGGATGGTGATAATATTCAGAAACATGACACAAGTAGGAGTACGAAGATGAAGACAGATGGCAAGAAGTATGACAAAGACGATTCTTCTCGCAAGGACAGAAAATACAGAGAAGATGAATCAAGACATTCCAGAGATAAAAGTTCGCGTCATTCATCTTCACGGTCCCATAGAAGTTCAAGGCATTCCGGGGATAAATACCATAGGGATGGTACTGACCAGCATGAGTCGAAGAAATCAGAAGAGGGCACTCGAGCTAGGAAATACAATTCCCTTGATGATCCCTTGTCTTCAGATAAAAAGAACCTTCATAAAGGGAGGTCTCCTGATAGGATGGTTAATCAGTCGGAAGCTGGTTCAGACTCTGATGGCTTCAAGCATGGCACTGAAGTCAGGCTGCGAAATGCTTCATTAGAAGGAGCAGATCTGGTCATCCAGGAAGACCAGCAATTTGCTGATGAAACTGGTACAGATAAATGCTCAGCAGATGCTCTATTGCCTGCATCAAAGCAGAAAACCGAGGAAGATATGTGCTCTACTGTGTCTGACATTAATGGGCAACATGGACTTGAAGGAGATGGCGCTTTAGGGGGCACCGAAGAGTCTGCCATGTGA